CGACAATTGGCGGCGCGGTTACTCGATCCTGGAGCGCCCCGGCGCGTTCGACGGAACGGAAGGGTGACGCGATGCTGCTTCTGCTTGGAGTGTTTTTGATATTGATGCTGGTCGGCCTTCCGGTCGCGTTGGCGATGGCGACGTCGTCGCTGCTGTACATTCTCGTTACCGGCATAACGCCCGATGTGACGCTGGCGCAGCGCATGATCGCCGGCGTCGAGAGTTTTCCGTTGCTCGCCGTGCCGTTCTTCATTCTTGCCGGCAACCTCATGAACATCGCCGGAGTAACCGGCCGGATCTACAAGTTTGCGGTTGCGCTGGTGGGCTGGATGCGCGGCGGTCTCGGCCACGTCAACATCATCGGCTCGGTGATCTTTTCAGGCATGTCGGGCACCGCGATCGCGGACGCCGCCGGCCTCGGCACCATCGAGATCAAGGCGATGAAGGATCACGGCTACTCCACGGAGTTTTCCGTCGGCGTGACGGCCGCCTCGGCGACGCTGGGACCGATCATTCCGCCGTCGCTGCCGTTCGTGATCTACGGCATGATGGCGAACGTCTCGATCGGCGCGTTGTTCCTCGGGGGCGTCATTCCCGGCGTCATGATGACGCTGTTCATGATGGTGACGGTTGCGTATTTCGCTCACAAGAACGGCTGGGGCAGCGACTCGCCGTTCTCGTGGCCGCAGCTCGGATCGGCGGCTATCGAGATCGCGATCGTCGTCAGCTTTCCGCTCGCGGTCTGGCTGCTGACCGTCGCCGGGGTTTCGACCAACGTTTCGATCGGTGTCGGGCTCGCGGTGTTGCTGCTGATCGACTGGTATTTCGATTTCTCCGCCGTGATGGCGCTGATGGCGCCGGTCATCCTGATCGGCGGCATGACGCTCGGCTGGTTCACGCCGACGGAGGCTGCGGTTGCGGCCGTGATCTGGTCGCTGTTTCTCGGGCTGGTGCGCTATCGCACCATGACCCTGCAGACGGTCGCCAAGGCCACGTTCGACACCATCGAGACGACGGCATCGGTCCTGTTCATCGTCACGGCGGCCTCGATTTTTGCCTGGCTTCTGACCGTCTCGCAGGCCGCGCAGATCATGACCGACGCGATACTCGGGCTGACGCAGAACAAATGGGTGTTCCTGCTGCTCGCCAACATTCTCATCCTGGTCGTCGGATGCTTCATCGACACCATCGCGGCGATCACCATCCTGGTGCCGATCCTGCTGCCGATCGTCCTCAAGCTCGGCATCGATCCGATTCATTTCGGTCTGATCATGACGCTGAACCTGATGATCGGCCTGCTGCATCCGCCGCTCGGCATGGTGTTGTTCGTGCTGGCGCGCGTCGCCAAGCTCTCGGTGGAGCGCACGACGATGGCGATCCTGCCGTGGCTGGTGCCGCTGCTGCTGGCGCTGGCCGCCATCACCTACATCCCGGACCTGACGCTTTGGTTGCCGAAATACATGGGGCTTGCAAAATGACATCGATGGCTTTGGCCGCAACTTTGTTCGGAGCGGAAGACCTGCGCATGGTCGAGCGGCCGCTCGACCGCCTTGCGCCCGGCATGGTGCGCATCCGGTTCGGCGCGGGCGGCATTTGCGGATCGGACATGCATTATTTCCGCCATGCCCGCACCGGAGACTTCGTCGTCACCTCGCCGCTCGTGCTCGGCCACGAAATCGCGGGCAAGGTCATCGAGATCGGGGGTGCCGCGCCCGGGCTGAAGATCGGCGACCGCGTCGCCGTCAACCCGTCGCGCTGGTGCGGCCGCTGCACGCCGTGCCGCGAGGGCCGGCTCAATCTTTGCGAAAACATCTTCTTCATGGGCTCGGCGTCGAAGACCCCGCACATGCAGGGCGGTTTCGCCACCACCTTCGATGCTGTTCCGGAGCAGTGCGTGAAGATCCCGGATCATGTGCCGTATCAGGCCGCGGCGCTTGCCGAGCCTCTGGCGGTCTGCCTGCACGCGGTCGCCCGCGCCGGCGATGTCAGCGGCAAGAGCGCGGTGCTGTTCGGCGCGGGCCCGATCGGCCTGCTCACCATGCTGGCGGCGCGTCGCGCCGGGATCGCTGAAGTCACCGTCGTCGATATTGCGGCGGCGCCGTTGGCATTTGCCAGCCGGCTCGGCGCCGATCGTGTCGTCGATGTCTCCGGCGGCGATGACGGATTGAAGGCGCAGGCCGCGGCGCGACCGTTTGACATCGCGTTCGAAGTCTCCGGGACGGCGGCGGGCCTTGCCAGCGCCATCGGCATTGTCCGGCGCGGCGGCATCGTGGTCCAGATCGGCAATCTGCCGGGCGGCCAGATCCCGGTGCCCGCGAATGCGGTGATGGCCAAGGAGATCGATCTCAGAGGCTCGTTCCGGTTCGGGGTCGAATTCATGACCGCGGTCGAGCTGATCTCCGACGGCAGCGTCGACGTGCTGGCATTGGTGACGGCCGAGCGTCCGCTGGCTGCCGCACCCGACGCCATGCGGCTGGCGCTCGATCGTTCGCAGAGCGTCAAGGTGGTGCTGACCGCGCATTGATTGCGCGGCCGAACCGCTGGAGAGATTGGAGGAGATTCGCGGATGATGCTGCAGGGATGGCGTTGGTACGGGCCTGACGATCCTGTTTCGTTGGATGACATCCGCCAGGCCGGTGCGACCGATGTGGTCACGGCGCTGCATCAGGTGCCGATCGGCGAAGCCTGGACGCGCGAGGCCGTGGCGGAGCGCAAGCAGATCATCGAGAACGGGCAGCCCGGCCGCACGCCGCTGGTCTGGTCGGTGGTGGAATCGATTCCGGTGCCTGATGACGTCAAGCGGCTTGGCGGCAGGGCAACACGCTCGATCGAGGCGTGGATCGCCAGCCTGGAGGCGGTGGCCGCAGCCGGCATCGGGATCGTCTGCTACAATTTCATGCCGGTGGTCGACTGGTGCCGCACCGACCTCGAATGGGAGCTGCCGAACGGCGCCCGCGCGCTGCGCTTCGACCAGAACCGGTTTGCGGCCTTCGATCTGCACATTCTGCAACGGCCGGGCGCGGCCGCGGATTATTCGCCGGCTGCGCAAGCCAGGGCGCAGCAGGTCTATGAGGCGATGAGCCAGGCGGACATCGATTACCTGGTGATGGTGATCGCCAGCGCCTTGCCCGGCTCGACCACCGATGCGCTCTCGATCCCGCAGTTCCGCGACCGGCTCGAACAATACAGCGGTATCACCTCGCCGGTGCTGCGCCGGCATCTGATCGAATTTCTGGCGCGCGTCGCGCCGGTTGCCGAAGCGCTCGGCGTGACGCTGACGCTGCATCCCGACGATCCGCCGCGCTCGCTGTTCGGCCTGCCGCGGATCGCTTCGACCACGGAAGACTATCAGGCGCTGTTCGATGCCGTGCCCTCGAAGGCGAACGGCATCTGCCTGTGCACCGGCTCGCTCGGCGTCCGCGCGGAAAACGACCTTCCCGCGATGGCGAAGCGGTTCGCTCCGCGCATCGGCTTTGCTCACCTGCGGGCGACGAAACGGGAAGCCGACGGCCTGTCGTTCTTCGAGGCCGATCATCTCGACGGCGACGTCGACATGATTGCGGTATTGAAGGCGCTGCTCGCGGAAAACCGGCGTCGCACGGCTGCCGACCAGATCGTGTTCCGGCCCGATCACGGCCATCGCATGCTCGACGATCTCGCCCCGTCGAAGCGGACCAATCCCGGTTACACCGCGATTGGCAGGCTGCGCGGCCTCGCCGAACTGCGCGGCGCCATCCGCGCGATCGAACACGCCGGTCGCGCCTGACCGTCGCCTGCAGATTGATCCCGAATTGGAAATATTTCGGCGGGCGGGATGAAGCCGCTGCCGCGGACGCTTGCGCGCGTCCGGCGGCCCGTGCGCGCTTGACTCATCTGGAGCCATCCTCTTCTCTTTGCGGGCCGCTTTGAGCGGATACCGGGGCTCGAGAACAACAAGAAAATGGCAGTCGAACGCAAGATGTCGCCGACGCACGAGACGCCTTATCGCGGCTTGCGGGTTCTGGACTTCGGGCAGGGCATCGCGTCGCCCTATTGCGCGATGCTGCTCGGCGTTTACGGGGCTGACGTCATCAAGATCGAGCCGCCCGAGGGCGACTGGTCGCGCTATCTCGGAACGACCTATGGCAGCCATACGGCGCTGTCGGCCGTCTATAACAGGGGCAAGCGCAGCCTGTGCCTCGACCTGAAGTCGGAGCAGGGGATCGCCATCGCCAAACAGCTCGCGCTTGATTGCGACGTCCTGATCGAGGGGTTCCGGCCCGGCGTCGCCGCCCGGCTCGGGATCGGCTATCAGGCGCTGGCAAAGGACAATCCCGGCCTGATCTATCTCTCGGTCTCCGGCTTCGGGCAGGACGGTCCCTATGCCAGGCGTCCGGGTTCGGATTCGGTGGCGCAGGCCTTTTCCGGCCTGGTCTCGGTCAATGTCGGCAACGACGGCATTCCGCACCGGGTCGGCACCACCATCTCCGACGTCGCGACAGGGGTCTACGCCTTCCAGGCCATCGCCACCGCGCTGTTCGCCCGCGCCAGCGTCGGCACCGGCCGCTGGATCGACGTCAATCTTGCGCAATCGACCGCCGCGCTGCTCGGCCACAAAGCCGCCGAATACGTTCTGGAAGGCGGCGCCCCGCGTGCGCTCAACGTGCCGGCGGGCTCCTATCGGACCGGCGACGGCTGGATGATGGTCACGCTGGTGAACGAGCCGCAGTACAAGCGCCTGTGCGCGGCGATCGGACGCGACGACCTCGCCAGCGATCCGCGCTTTGCGGATTTTGCCAGGCGCGCCGACTCGGCCGACGCGTTGATGGCGCAGCTGCGTGAAGTGTTCCTGTCGCAATCCACCGAGACCTGGCTCGGCCGGCTTCATGCGGCCGACGTCATCGCCGAGCGGATCCTCACCCCCGGCGACTGGCTGCACAATGTTCATGTCGAGGCCACCAGGGCCGCAGTCTGTCAGGACACCCCCGGCGTCGGGCCGGTCCACGCCGCGCGCACGCCGGGCATCGCTGGGCCGTCCGAGGATGAGTTGCGGCCCGCGCCGGACATCGGCGCGGACAGCCGCGAAGTGCTGCTCGAGGCCGGATTCGATTCAGCTGCCATCGACGGTTTGATCGAGGCCGGCATCGTGCGCACCTCGCGACGCTAGACCGGACCAAAGGGAGACAGGCGCCATGGGAGCCGAACTCGTTCGCTATGCCGTTTCGGATGCGATTGCGGAGATCACGCTCGACCGCGCCCCGGTCAATGCGCTCAGCATCGCCTTGATCGACGCGCTGCTGGAAGCGCTGCGGAAGGCGAGGGACGACGAGCAGGTGCGCGCGGTGGTCATCGCCAGCGCCCACAAGGTATTTTGTGCCGGACTCGATCTCGATATCGTCAGGGGCAAGCGCGCCACCGAAACCAAGGGCTTTCTCGAGCGGCTCTATTTCGCGCTCAACGACATCCAGTACCGGATGGGCAAGCCGACCATCGCGGCGGTCGACGGACCGGCGCGGGCCGGCGGCATGACGATCGCGATCTCCTGCGACATGGTGATCGCCGGCGACGGCGCGACCTTCGGTTACCCCGAAATCGATGTCGGGTTGATTCCGGCGCTGCATTTCGTGCAATTGCCGCGGCTGGTCGGCAAGCACCAGGCCTTCGGCCCGCTGTTTCTCGGCGATCCCTTCGATGCTGCGACCGCGTTTCGAATGGGGCTGGTCAGCGAGGTGGTGCCGAAGGGAACCGCGCTGGAGCGCGCGCGGGCGATTGCGTTACGCCTGGCCGCCAAGTCGCCGATCGTGATGAAGATCGGCCGCGACGCCTTCATGCGGGCGGTCGATGCCGACTACCGCCGTGCGGTCGAGAATGCGGCGGAGAGTTTTGCGCTTGTGGCGAGCACGGAAGATTGTCAGGAAGGGCTCAACGCCTTCGTCGAAAAGCGGCCGCCGAAATATACCGGCCGCTGACGCATTGGCGATTGACGAGAAACCAACCAACACCTGGAAAGGGGAGAGACCATGGCAGGATTATACTTCGAGGAGTTCGAGGTCGGCCGGGAATATCATCATGAATTCAGCCGGACCGTCACCGAGATGGACAACACCATGTTCAGCCTGCTGACGATGAATCCGCAGCCGCTGCATCTCGACGCCCATTTCTCCGAAACTACCGAATACGGCCAGCGGCTGTTCAACAGCCTCTACACGCTCGGCATCATGATCGGCATGAGCGTCTACGACACCACGCTCGGCACCACCGTCGGCAATCTCGGCATGACCGACGTCAAGTTTCCGAAGCCGGTATTTCACGGCGACACGCTGAAGGCGCATACCAAGATCATCTCCAAGCGCATCAGCCAATCGCGGCCGACCCAGGGTATCGTCGAGTTCGAGCATACCGCGACCAACCAGCGCGGCGAGGTGGTGGCAAGCTGCCGCCGCACCGGCCTGATGCACTGCAAACCAAAGGCTTGAACTGATGCGATCATTCCTGTTCGTTCCCGGCGACAGTGTCCGGAAATTCGAAAGCGCGAAGAAAACCGCCGCCGACGCGCTGATCCTCGATCTCGAGGATTCGATCGCGCCGGACCAGAAGGTGGCGGCGCGCGGCATCACCCGCGACATGCTGGATGCGCGCAGTCCGAACCAGAAGAACTACATCCGCGTCAACGCGCTCGACACCGGGCTGACGCTCGGCGACCTCGCCGCGGTCATGCCGGGCCGGCCCGACGGCATCGTGCTGCCGAAATGCGCCGGCGCCGCCGACGTCAACCACCTCGCCTTGTATCTCGACG
The sequence above is drawn from the Bradyrhizobium sediminis genome and encodes:
- a CDS encoding TRAP transporter large permease, which produces MLLLLGVFLILMLVGLPVALAMATSSLLYILVTGITPDVTLAQRMIAGVESFPLLAVPFFILAGNLMNIAGVTGRIYKFAVALVGWMRGGLGHVNIIGSVIFSGMSGTAIADAAGLGTIEIKAMKDHGYSTEFSVGVTAASATLGPIIPPSLPFVIYGMMANVSIGALFLGGVIPGVMMTLFMMVTVAYFAHKNGWGSDSPFSWPQLGSAAIEIAIVVSFPLAVWLLTVAGVSTNVSIGVGLAVLLLIDWYFDFSAVMALMAPVILIGGMTLGWFTPTEAAVAAVIWSLFLGLVRYRTMTLQTVAKATFDTIETTASVLFIVTAASIFAWLLTVSQAAQIMTDAILGLTQNKWVFLLLANILILVVGCFIDTIAAITILVPILLPIVLKLGIDPIHFGLIMTLNLMIGLLHPPLGMVLFVLARVAKLSVERTTMAILPWLVPLLLALAAITYIPDLTLWLPKYMGLAK
- a CDS encoding L-idonate 5-dehydrogenase — translated: MTSMALAATLFGAEDLRMVERPLDRLAPGMVRIRFGAGGICGSDMHYFRHARTGDFVVTSPLVLGHEIAGKVIEIGGAAPGLKIGDRVAVNPSRWCGRCTPCREGRLNLCENIFFMGSASKTPHMQGGFATTFDAVPEQCVKIPDHVPYQAAALAEPLAVCLHAVARAGDVSGKSAVLFGAGPIGLLTMLAARRAGIAEVTVVDIAAAPLAFASRLGADRVVDVSGGDDGLKAQAAARPFDIAFEVSGTAAGLASAIGIVRRGGIVVQIGNLPGGQIPVPANAVMAKEIDLRGSFRFGVEFMTAVELISDGSVDVLALVTAERPLAAAPDAMRLALDRSQSVKVVLTAH
- the uxuA gene encoding mannonate dehydratase is translated as MMLQGWRWYGPDDPVSLDDIRQAGATDVVTALHQVPIGEAWTREAVAERKQIIENGQPGRTPLVWSVVESIPVPDDVKRLGGRATRSIEAWIASLEAVAAAGIGIVCYNFMPVVDWCRTDLEWELPNGARALRFDQNRFAAFDLHILQRPGAAADYSPAAQARAQQVYEAMSQADIDYLVMVIASALPGSTTDALSIPQFRDRLEQYSGITSPVLRRHLIEFLARVAPVAEALGVTLTLHPDDPPRSLFGLPRIASTTEDYQALFDAVPSKANGICLCTGSLGVRAENDLPAMAKRFAPRIGFAHLRATKREADGLSFFEADHLDGDVDMIAVLKALLAENRRRTAADQIVFRPDHGHRMLDDLAPSKRTNPGYTAIGRLRGLAELRGAIRAIEHAGRA
- a CDS encoding CaiB/BaiF CoA transferase family protein, with the translated sequence MAVERKMSPTHETPYRGLRVLDFGQGIASPYCAMLLGVYGADVIKIEPPEGDWSRYLGTTYGSHTALSAVYNRGKRSLCLDLKSEQGIAIAKQLALDCDVLIEGFRPGVAARLGIGYQALAKDNPGLIYLSVSGFGQDGPYARRPGSDSVAQAFSGLVSVNVGNDGIPHRVGTTISDVATGVYAFQAIATALFARASVGTGRWIDVNLAQSTAALLGHKAAEYVLEGGAPRALNVPAGSYRTGDGWMMVTLVNEPQYKRLCAAIGRDDLASDPRFADFARRADSADALMAQLREVFLSQSTETWLGRLHAADVIAERILTPGDWLHNVHVEATRAAVCQDTPGVGPVHAARTPGIAGPSEDELRPAPDIGADSREVLLEAGFDSAAIDGLIEAGIVRTSRR
- a CDS encoding enoyl-CoA hydratase/isomerase family protein, with protein sequence MGAELVRYAVSDAIAEITLDRAPVNALSIALIDALLEALRKARDDEQVRAVVIASAHKVFCAGLDLDIVRGKRATETKGFLERLYFALNDIQYRMGKPTIAAVDGPARAGGMTIAISCDMVIAGDGATFGYPEIDVGLIPALHFVQLPRLVGKHQAFGPLFLGDPFDAATAFRMGLVSEVVPKGTALERARAIALRLAAKSPIVMKIGRDAFMRAVDADYRRAVENAAESFALVASTEDCQEGLNAFVEKRPPKYTGR
- a CDS encoding MaoC family dehydratase, which translates into the protein MAGLYFEEFEVGREYHHEFSRTVTEMDNTMFSLLTMNPQPLHLDAHFSETTEYGQRLFNSLYTLGIMIGMSVYDTTLGTTVGNLGMTDVKFPKPVFHGDTLKAHTKIISKRISQSRPTQGIVEFEHTATNQRGEVVASCRRTGLMHCKPKA